A stretch of DNA from Candidatus Micrarchaeota archaeon:
GCGCCTCATATCAAGGGAAATATCCGGAAAGGTGGAGGAGCGGCTCAATGCCATCAATGCCGCGTATTTCGGCAGCGCGATAAGCACGGTAAGGCTCACGAACGCGTCTACGAAATGGGGCTCATGCTCCACGTCAAGGAGGTTCGATGGTGCGAAGATACTGATAAACTTCAAGCTCCTGTTCATGCCTGAGGAATGCCTTGACTACGTGATAGTGCATGAGCTCGCGCATACCAAGATCCACAACCACTCGAGGGAATTCTGGGAAATAATCGGGCGCGTAATTCCCGACTACAAGGAGCGGAGGAGGGTTCTCAGGGATCACGCCTATACTATCAAAGGGCCTTACACCGGGCCGAATGCCGCAGCGCAGGAATCAGGATACCCGAATCCTGCATAATAATGCATTATACTTCCGCTAAGGCGTGTTTTGGGATTCATTTAAATACGTTTCATCTGCATATTGAATCGCCCGGCGTAACCGACCTTTCCCGGGACTAAGGT
This window harbors:
- a CDS encoding M48 family metallopeptidase is translated as MDVIRTRNRNAYARVRNGSVIISLPHSLKGGKADEIALNLYKRLQRDMLKKPEKYMHQGKKEEILFSNGEALSILGRDFRFVVSSSDASNARGRIVGSDVIIKIPASMDQSQKEKAIASIGRRLISREISGKVEERLNAINAAYFGSAISTVRLTNASTKWGSCSTSRRFDGAKILINFKLLFMPEECLDYVIVHELAHTKIHNHSREFWEIIGRVIPDYKERRRVLRDHAYTIKGPYTGPNAAAQESGYPNPA